A section of the Pseudorasbora parva isolate DD20220531a chromosome 2, ASM2467924v1, whole genome shotgun sequence genome encodes:
- the cbx4 gene encoding E3 SUMO-protein ligase CBX4 gives MDLPAVGEHVFAVEGIEKKRLRKGRIEYLVKWRGWSAKYNTWEPEENILDPRLLVAFQNRERQEQMVGYRKRGPKPKHPLVQLPAFARRSSILGGLQDTSLDEENQPKVDSVQIHRSRPQHYQLNSKKHHQYQPSFKEISVEQHMSGKKKHFYQLNSKKHHHYQPDPKMYDTPLTGPKEIKGQDPSNKGWNLPPALQQKWIRNKDTGCLSKVKDLSIELKGLPDNANKAERALKTTAKEFALPNGISSKMKIIKNKNKNGRIVIVMSKYMDKGVHSSKVKNRDVSEVEMRHNEESTLINTDNLSDGETADQGEGGENASIENNRNLSSTGECPHKKPLQNIELPRDTPTEAGQKVTDICDQPNSSPMAAEKASPSHTDTSTNPLKRNLPEPSEDVRNCKQFFSYRSISAPNTVLSSPQREPINLHFRGSRTARAYSYDFSDTIPEEPMDLSCGPTKTVKRFPTEEKLSGSSVQAEKTDIHLKPFVGNVIITDITTNCLTVTFKEYVQGE, from the exons ATGGATCTACCTGCCGTAGGGGAGCATGTCTTCGCGGTGGAGGGCATCGAGAAGAAGCGCCTACGGAAG GGCAGAATCGAGTATCTGGTGAAGTGGCGAGGATGGTCAGCCAA ATATAACACATGGGAACCCGAGGAAAATATTCTCGATCCGCGCCTTCTTGTCGCTTTCCAAAACAG AGAAAGGCAGGAGCAAATGGTGGGATATCGAAAAAGAGGACCAAAACCCAAACATCCCCTGGTCCAG CTTCCTGCGTTTGCTCGTAGATCAAGCATCCTGGGTGGTCTTCAGGACACATCGCTGGATGAAGAGAACCAGCCCAAAGTGGATTCGGTCCAGATCCACCGCTCGCGGCCGCAGCACTACCAGCTGAACAGTAAAAAACACCATCAGTACCAGCCCAGCTTCAAGGAGATATCCGTCGAGCAGCATATGAGCGGGAAAAAGAAACACTTCTACCAGCTGAACAGCAAGAAGCATCATCACTACCAGCCAGACCCCAAGATGTATGACACGCCACTCACGGGACCCAAAGAGATCAAGGGTCAAGACCCTTCCAACAAAGGTTGGAACCTCCCTCCAGCCCTGCAACAGAAGTGGATTCGAAACAAAGACACTGGCTGCCTGAGCAAAGTGAAAGATCTGTCTATCGAGCTCAAGGGTCTGCCGGATAATGCTAACAAAGCGGAGCGGGCACTCAAAACGACCGCCAAAGAGTTTGCACTTCCTAATGGCATCAGCAGTAAGATGAAAATAAtcaagaacaaaaacaaaaacggcCGAATTGTCATTGTAATGAGCAAATACATGGACAAAGGTGTGCATTCTTCCAAAGTTAAAAACAGGGATGTTTCTGAAGTGGAAATGCGACACAATGAGGAGTCTACGTTGATTAATACAGACAATCTGTCTGATGGTGAAACAGCAGATCAAGGAGAAGGCGGTGAGAATGCTTCTATTGAGAACAATAGGAATCTTTCTTCTACTGGTGAATGTCCTCATAAAAAGCCCCTCCAAAATATTGAACTTCCAAGAGATACGCCTACAGAGGCTGGACAAAAAGTGACAGATATATGCGACCAACCAAACTCCTCACCCATGGCAGCAGAGAAAGCTTCCCCATCCCACACTGACACCAGCACAAACCCCCTTAAGAGGAACCTGCCAGAACCCAGTGAGGACGTGAGAAACTGTAAGCAGTTCTTCAGCTACAGGAGCATCAGTGCACCAAACACCGTGCTCTCTTCCCCTCAGAGAGAACCTATAAACCTGCATTTCAGAGGCAGTCGCACCGCCAGAGCGTACAGTTATGACTTTAGCGACACCATTCCCGAGGAGCCAATGGATTTGAGCTGTGGTCCAACCAAAACTGTGAAACGGTTTCCTACAGAGGAGAAGCTTTCAGGAAGTTCAGTGCAAGCGGAGAAAACGGACATCCATTTGAAACCGTTTGTGGGTAACGTTATAATCACAGATATCACTACGAACTGCTTAACCGTGACCTTTAAGGAATACGTTCAAGGAGAATGA